Proteins encoded together in one Triticum dicoccoides isolate Atlit2015 ecotype Zavitan chromosome 7B, WEW_v2.0, whole genome shotgun sequence window:
- the LOC119338563 gene encoding traB domain-containing protein-like isoform X2, translating to MAAGPTPSTAASFRPPLPPPPPCFDYRSASLADTRASAATADPALAGLVESGALVRVPRRRFGPVPAWRPPDFAEPEDVWILGTSHLSAESADEVERVLRAVHPDNVVVELCRSRAGIMYASDDASGEPLLKSNMFSLGGAKFLGAVNRSINLGGQSALALRLLLAVFSSKISSGANRPFGEEFRAARRVSEDIGAQLVLGDRPIEITLERALKSLSWDEKTKLVISLFRGITSTTDMPDEKAAVSPYELYEKLSSSYPSLLQPLIHERDMYMAWSLKRSKAVNKSKTVVGVIGKGHMNGVVYALISDQGDLRFRDLVGRESSETWASSVVKGLVRDTVIGLVLWALYELLQAAALHITL from the exons ATGGCAGCGGGCCCCACGCCATCCACAGCCGCGTCCTTCCGGCCGCccctgccgcctccgccgccgtgctTCGACTACCGGTCCGCGTCGCTCGCCGATACGCGTGCCAGCGCCGCCACCGCGGACCCCGCGCTGGCTGGGTTGGTCGAGTCCGGTGCACTGGTACGCGTCCCGCGGCGGCGGTTCGGGCCGGTGCCGGCGTGGCGGCCGCCGGATTTCGCTGAGCCCGAGGACGTGTGGATCCTCGGGACCTCGCACCTCTCCGCGGAGTCTGCCGACGAGGTCGAGCGCGTGCTCCGTGCCGTCCACCCCGACAACGTCGTCGTCGAACTCTGCCGGAGCAG AGCCGGGATCATGTACGCTTCCGACGACGCCTCCGGCGAGCCGCTGTTGAAATCCAACATGTTTTCGCTCGGCGGCGCCAAGTTCTTGGGAGCCGTCAACCGGAGCATCAACCTGG GTGGACAGAGTGCTCTTGCTCTGCGTTTGCTCCTGGCTGTTTTTTCTTCCAAGATTTCTTCTGGCGCGAACCGGCCGTTTGGGGAGGAG TTCCGAGCAGCTAGGAGGGTGTCTGAAGATATTGGCGCTCAGCTCGTTCTTGGGGATCGCCCTATTGAAATAACT CTTGAACGAGCTTTGAAATCCCTCAGCTGGGATGAAAAGACTAAACTCGTAATCTCATTATTCCGTGGAATCACTTCAACCACCGATATGCCG GATGAGAAAGCTGCGGTTAGCCCGTACGAGTTGTACGAGAAGCTTAGCAGCTCATATCCTTCGCTGCTGCAGCCTCTCATACATGAGCGCGACATG TACATGGCTTGGTCCCTAAAGAGGAGCAAGGCCGTGAACAAGAGCAAGACGGTGGTTGGGGTCATCGGGAAGGGGCATATGAACGGCGTGGTGTACGCGCTGATCTCTGACCAGGGGGACCTGAGGTTCCGCGACCTCGTCGGCAGGGAATCGTCGGAGACCTGGGCTAGCTCCGTTGTCAAGGGCCTGGTCAGGGATACGGTGATAGGGCTCGTCCTCTGGGCTCTGTACGAACTGCTGCAGGCTGCCGCCCTACATATAACGTTGTAG
- the LOC119338563 gene encoding traB domain-containing protein-like isoform X1: MAAGPTPSTAASFRPPLPPPPPCFDYRSASLADTRASAATADPALAGLVESGALVRVPRRRFGPVPAWRPPDFAEPEDVWILGTSHLSAESADEVERVLRAVHPDNVVVELCRSRAGIMYASDDASGEPLLKSNMFSLGGAKFLGAVNRSINLGGQSALALRLLLAVFSSKISSGANRPFGEEFRAARRVSEDIGAQLVLGDRPIEITLERALKSLSWDEKTKLVISLFRGITSTTDMPQDEKAAVSPYELYEKLSSSYPSLLQPLIHERDMYMAWSLKRSKAVNKSKTVVGVIGKGHMNGVVYALISDQGDLRFRDLVGRESSETWASSVVKGLVRDTVIGLVLWALYELLQAAALHITL; the protein is encoded by the exons ATGGCAGCGGGCCCCACGCCATCCACAGCCGCGTCCTTCCGGCCGCccctgccgcctccgccgccgtgctTCGACTACCGGTCCGCGTCGCTCGCCGATACGCGTGCCAGCGCCGCCACCGCGGACCCCGCGCTGGCTGGGTTGGTCGAGTCCGGTGCACTGGTACGCGTCCCGCGGCGGCGGTTCGGGCCGGTGCCGGCGTGGCGGCCGCCGGATTTCGCTGAGCCCGAGGACGTGTGGATCCTCGGGACCTCGCACCTCTCCGCGGAGTCTGCCGACGAGGTCGAGCGCGTGCTCCGTGCCGTCCACCCCGACAACGTCGTCGTCGAACTCTGCCGGAGCAG AGCCGGGATCATGTACGCTTCCGACGACGCCTCCGGCGAGCCGCTGTTGAAATCCAACATGTTTTCGCTCGGCGGCGCCAAGTTCTTGGGAGCCGTCAACCGGAGCATCAACCTGG GTGGACAGAGTGCTCTTGCTCTGCGTTTGCTCCTGGCTGTTTTTTCTTCCAAGATTTCTTCTGGCGCGAACCGGCCGTTTGGGGAGGAG TTCCGAGCAGCTAGGAGGGTGTCTGAAGATATTGGCGCTCAGCTCGTTCTTGGGGATCGCCCTATTGAAATAACT CTTGAACGAGCTTTGAAATCCCTCAGCTGGGATGAAAAGACTAAACTCGTAATCTCATTATTCCGTGGAATCACTTCAACCACCGATATGCCG CAGGATGAGAAAGCTGCGGTTAGCCCGTACGAGTTGTACGAGAAGCTTAGCAGCTCATATCCTTCGCTGCTGCAGCCTCTCATACATGAGCGCGACATG TACATGGCTTGGTCCCTAAAGAGGAGCAAGGCCGTGAACAAGAGCAAGACGGTGGTTGGGGTCATCGGGAAGGGGCATATGAACGGCGTGGTGTACGCGCTGATCTCTGACCAGGGGGACCTGAGGTTCCGCGACCTCGTCGGCAGGGAATCGTCGGAGACCTGGGCTAGCTCCGTTGTCAAGGGCCTGGTCAGGGATACGGTGATAGGGCTCGTCCTCTGGGCTCTGTACGAACTGCTGCAGGCTGCCGCCCTACATATAACGTTGTAG